The following coding sequences are from one Buchnera aphidicola (Cinara confinis) window:
- the glnS gene encoding glutamine--tRNA ligase — protein sequence MFTKIPDGFIKELLKQSISKYPDRKICTRFPPEPNGYLHIGHAKSIVLNFNIAKEYGGNCYLRLDDTNPIKESIEFVQSIQEDIKWLGFKWNANVKYSSDYFHILYQYAITLIKKNLAYVEQLTQEEMRLYRGSLKNPGKNSPFRNQTIDENLFLFQKMKSGLVQEGSMCLRAKINMSAANIIMRDPVLYRIIFKKHHQTNYDWVIYPMYDFTHCIADALEGITHSFCTLEFQDNRQLYKWILKKLNFTTNPPQQYEFSKLNLEHTVLSKRKLQKLINLNIVKGWNDPRLYTLSGLRNRGYTPNSIRIFCEKIGITKQQNTIQLSLLESCIKKDLDYTSFRRMAIINPIKIIITNFSNKKIKKIHVLNHPKNPELGRRKIIFSNELYIEKNDFSKYKVDNFQGLILGEKVRLRYSYIIKAYQIIINKNNNIKCILCKYYPNTLGKKNQKEKINGIIHWLSKKNSEPAIFKIFNNLFLSKNPEKNKDIIEEINLKSCLIKYGFVESIVKSEKIKHAYQFERIGYFFQDKKDKEFQNQIIFNQIVSLKNKYKKI from the coding sequence ATGTTTACAAAAATACCAGATGGTTTTATTAAAGAATTATTGAAACAGTCAATATCAAAATATCCAGATCGAAAAATATGTACACGATTTCCACCTGAACCTAATGGTTATTTACATATTGGACATGCTAAATCCATTGTATTAAATTTTAATATCGCAAAAGAATACGGAGGTAATTGTTATTTACGGTTAGATGATACTAATCCAATTAAGGAAAGTATAGAATTCGTACAATCTATACAGGAAGATATTAAATGGTTAGGTTTTAAATGGAATGCTAACGTCAAATATTCATCCGATTATTTTCATATTTTATATCAATATGCTATCACATTAATTAAAAAAAACCTTGCTTATGTAGAACAATTAACTCAAGAAGAGATGAGGTTATATCGAGGCTCTTTAAAAAATCCTGGAAAAAATAGTCCATTTCGAAATCAAACAATAGATGAAAATTTATTTCTTTTTCAAAAAATGAAATCAGGATTAGTACAAGAAGGATCTATGTGTTTAAGAGCAAAAATTAATATGTCTGCTGCAAATATTATTATGAGAGACCCTGTTCTTTATCGTATTATTTTTAAAAAACACCACCAAACCAATTATGATTGGGTAATTTATCCTATGTATGATTTTACACATTGTATTGCAGATGCATTAGAAGGTATTACCCATTCTTTTTGTACCTTAGAATTTCAAGATAATAGACAATTATATAAATGGATTTTAAAAAAACTAAATTTTACCACTAATCCACCACAACAATATGAATTTTCAAAATTAAATTTAGAACATACAGTTTTATCTAAAAGAAAATTACAAAAATTAATTAATTTAAATATTGTAAAGGGATGGAATGATCCTAGATTATATACATTATCTGGATTAAGAAATCGCGGATATACTCCTAACTCAATACGAATATTTTGTGAAAAAATTGGTATTACAAAACAACAGAACACAATTCAATTGTCGTTATTAGAATCTTGTATCAAAAAAGATTTAGACTATACATCATTTAGACGTATGGCAATAATTAATCCAATAAAAATTATTATTACTAATTTTTCTAATAAAAAAATAAAAAAAATTCATGTTCTAAATCATCCAAAAAATCCTGAATTAGGCAGAAGAAAAATAATTTTTTCCAATGAATTATATATTGAAAAAAATGATTTTTCTAAATATAAAGTTGATAACTTTCAGGGGTTAATTTTAGGAGAAAAAGTACGATTACGTTATTCATATATTATAAAAGCTTATCAAATTATTATAAATAAAAATAACAACATAAAATGTATTTTATGTAAATATTATCCTAATACTTTAGGAAAAAAAAACCAAAAAGAAAAAATTAACGGAATAATTCATTGGTTATCTAAAAAGAATTCTGAGCCAGCAATTTTTAAAATATTTAATAATTTATTTTTATCTAAAAACCCGGAAAAAAATAAAGATATAATAGAAGAAATTAATTTAAAATCCTGTTTAATAAAATATGGTTTTGTAGAAAGTATAGTTAAATCAGAAAAAATTAAACATGCATATCAATTTGAAAGAATTGGATATTTTTTTCAAGATAAAAAAGATAAAGAATTTCAAAATCAAATAATATTTAACCAAATTGTATCTTTAAAAAATAAATATAAAAAAATATAA
- the eno gene encoding phosphopyruvate hydratase, giving the protein MSKIKNVKAREILDSRGFPTIETEVYLYSGYTGRASSPSGASTGSKEALELRDKDKKRYFGKGVQKAISYVNNEIANLLIENINSENQKEIDELMIKLDGTNNKSKFGANAILSVSLAIAKATASEQNIPFYLYIKKINNQKNELTMPLPMINVINGGVHANNNIDLQEFMIQPIGAQNIKQAIRMGSEIFHILGNILKDKGFSTCVGDEGGYAPNLKSNEDALSMICLAIEKSNYKLGEEVTIALDCAASELYNKKTKKYQLFHENKKFDSSEFTDYLEILCKKYPITSIEDGQDENDWDGFLNQTNRLGQKIQLVGDDLFVTNTKLLKLGIEKKVANAILIKLNQIGTLTETLSAIKIAKKNKYNTIISHRSGETEDTCIADLAVGTSSNQIKTGSMCRTDRTAKYNRLIRIEESLTNKNIPFYNNPALSFFLKRYQ; this is encoded by the coding sequence ATGTCAAAAATAAAAAATGTAAAAGCTAGAGAAATATTAGACTCTAGAGGATTTCCAACTATTGAAACAGAAGTTTATTTGTATAGTGGATATACAGGGCGTGCTTCATCACCTTCTGGTGCTTCTACGGGATCCAAAGAAGCGTTAGAATTAAGAGATAAAGATAAAAAACGCTATTTTGGGAAAGGAGTTCAAAAAGCTATTTCTTATGTTAATAATGAAATCGCTAATTTATTAATAGAAAATATAAACTCAGAAAATCAAAAGGAAATTGATGAATTAATGATTAAATTAGACGGAACAAATAATAAATCAAAATTTGGAGCCAATGCAATATTATCAGTATCATTAGCCATAGCAAAAGCTACAGCATCTGAACAAAATATTCCATTTTATCTATATATTAAAAAGATCAATAATCAAAAAAATGAACTAACCATGCCATTACCAATGATTAACGTTATAAATGGCGGAGTACACGCTAATAATAACATAGATCTACAAGAATTTATGATTCAACCAATAGGTGCTCAAAATATTAAACAAGCCATTCGTATGGGATCAGAAATTTTTCATATCTTAGGTAATATTTTAAAAGATAAAGGTTTTTCTACCTGTGTTGGGGATGAAGGCGGTTATGCACCTAATTTAAAATCTAACGAAGACGCTTTATCCATGATTTGTTTAGCTATCGAAAAATCAAATTACAAATTAGGAGAAGAAGTAACAATTGCACTTGATTGCGCAGCATCAGAATTATACAATAAAAAAACAAAAAAATATCAATTATTTCATGAAAATAAAAAATTTGATTCATCAGAATTTACTGATTATTTAGAAATATTATGTAAAAAATATCCTATAACATCTATAGAAGACGGACAAGATGAAAATGATTGGGATGGATTTTTAAACCAAACAAATCGTTTAGGACAGAAAATTCAATTAGTTGGCGATGACTTGTTTGTAACAAATACTAAATTATTAAAATTAGGAATCGAAAAAAAAGTTGCTAATGCAATATTAATTAAATTAAATCAAATCGGTACACTTACAGAAACCTTATCTGCTATTAAAATTGCTAAAAAAAATAAATATAACACAATTATATCACACCGATCCGGTGAAACAGAAGATACTTGTATTGCTGATTTAGCTGTTGGAACCTCATCTAATCAAATTAAAACAGGATCCATGTGTAGAACTGATCGAACAGCAAAATATAATCGCTTAATTAGAATTGAAGAATCCCTAACCAATAAAAATATTCCATTTTATAATAATCCAGCTTTATCTTTTTTTTTAAAAAGATACCAATAA
- a CDS encoding 5'-3' exonuclease: MYKIYFAYPQLKNKFGESTSILYGIIKLIKSIIMKFLPETIIFIFDTSTKTFRHQLYKKYKSNRLSAPKNLYSQIKPLKKIIKYMGIPIVSRKNIEADDIIGTLSQFFQKKNFHSIIYSADKDMTQLINKNISINPGNINKKLLKKKDVQKIYGVNPKSIADFLSLVGDPSDNIPGVSGIGKKTAIILIKYFHSIKKIYKNIKEIKKLPIRGITKKIEYLKIGKKNAFLSYQLTKIKKDLNFNYKKLDLMLKKPNPKMLIKEFKYYQLNQYLKEISNNNFIIINWYKKINNSKKKR; this comes from the coding sequence ATGTACAAAATATATTTTGCATATCCTCAATTAAAAAATAAATTTGGAGAATCTACTTCTATTTTGTATGGTATTATAAAACTCATAAAATCTATAATTATGAAATTTTTGCCAGAAACCATTATATTTATTTTTGATACATCTACTAAAACATTTCGTCATCAGTTATATAAAAAATATAAATCAAATCGATTATCCGCCCCAAAAAATTTATATTCTCAAATAAAACCATTAAAAAAAATTATTAAATATATGGGGATTCCAATTGTTTCTAGAAAGAACATAGAAGCCGATGATATTATAGGAACTTTAAGTCAATTTTTTCAAAAAAAAAATTTTCATAGTATTATTTATAGCGCCGATAAAGATATGACTCAATTAATTAACAAAAATATTTCCATTAATCCGGGAAATATTAATAAAAAACTTTTAAAAAAAAAAGATGTTCAAAAAATATATGGAGTCAATCCCAAATCAATAGCGGATTTTTTAAGTTTAGTAGGTGATCCGTCAGATAATATTCCTGGCGTTTCTGGTATTGGAAAAAAAACAGCAATAATTTTAATAAAATATTTTCATTCCATAAAAAAAATTTATAAAAACATAAAAGAAATAAAAAAATTACCTATCCGAGGCATTACAAAAAAAATAGAATATTTAAAAATCGGTAAAAAAAATGCATTCTTATCCTATCAATTAACTAAGATTAAAAAAGATTTGAATTTCAACTATAAAAAATTAGATTTAATGTTAAAAAAACCAAACCCAAAAATGTTAATTAAAGAATTTAAATATTATCAACTCAATCAATATCTAAAAGAAATATCTAATAACAACTTTATAATTATAAATTGGTATAAAAAAATAAATAATTCTAAAAAAAAAAGATGA
- a CDS encoding DNA polymerase A family protein, with protein MYCIVGKKFNINSTVKIQEILFNKYKLPIIKKTKNGKFSTDEQVLKRLSSYHILPKVLLKYRTLYKINTTYILKLPKKINILTGRIHTTYNQYLTSTGRLSSSKPNLQNIPIRTKIGKKIRTAFIAKNKWILLTADYSQIELRILAHYSKDKKLITELFNNIDLHSATASNIFQNQEINKIDKIHREIGKKVNFSIIYGISAFGLSRQLNVSLSTAREYIKKYFNKYVDIKKYIDQTHKNTEKKEYIKTLFSRKIYIPNINSTNKILKNSAKRFCINAIIQSTASDIIKKSMINIDLFLKNKKIDAKLIMQIHDELIFEIQEEKKNSISHKIKYLMENCVKLRVPLKVSIKTGKNWGNII; from the coding sequence ATATACTGCATAGTTGGTAAAAAATTTAATATTAATTCTACAGTTAAAATACAAGAAATTTTATTTAATAAATATAAATTACCTATAATTAAAAAAACAAAAAACGGAAAATTTTCTACTGATGAACAAGTATTAAAAAGACTATCTTCTTACCATATCTTACCAAAAGTTCTTTTGAAATATCGAACATTATATAAAATTAATACCACTTACATACTGAAATTACCAAAAAAAATAAACATTCTTACTGGACGAATACATACAACTTATAATCAATATTTAACATCTACAGGACGATTATCTTCCAGTAAACCAAATTTACAAAATATACCTATAAGAACAAAAATAGGAAAAAAAATAAGAACCGCATTCATAGCAAAAAATAAATGGATTTTATTAACAGCAGATTATTCACAAATAGAATTACGCATTTTAGCTCATTATTCTAAAGACAAAAAATTGATCACGGAACTATTTAACAATATTGATTTACACTCTGCTACTGCATCCAATATTTTTCAAAATCAAGAAATCAATAAAATTGATAAAATACATCGAGAAATAGGAAAAAAAGTAAATTTTTCTATTATTTATGGTATTAGCGCTTTTGGTCTCTCTAGACAATTAAATGTCAGCCTCTCTACAGCTCGAGAATATATAAAAAAATATTTTAATAAATATGTTGATATAAAAAAATATATTGATCAAACTCACAAAAATACAGAAAAAAAAGAATATATAAAAACATTATTTTCAAGAAAAATATATATTCCGAATATTAATTCAACAAATAAAATATTAAAAAACTCTGCAAAAAGATTTTGTATTAATGCTATCATACAAAGCACTGCTTCTGATATAATAAAAAAATCTATGATTAATATTGATTTATTTCTAAAAAATAAAAAAATAGACGCAAAATTAATTATGCAAATACATGACGAATTAATCTTTGAAATTCAAGAAGAAAAAAAAAATTCAATCAGTCATAAAATTAAATATTTAATGGAAAACTGTGTTAAATTAAGAGTTCCACTCAAAGTATCAATTAAAACAGGAAAAAATTGGGGTAATATTATATAA
- the yihA gene encoding ribosome biogenesis GTP-binding protein YihA/YsxC codes for MKKLIFSKTTFLKSGLDPHDWLTCVKMEVALLGYSNVGKSSVINVLTNQKKLAHISKSPGRTRLINFFEIVPDFRIIDLPGYGYSKISNQYKYIINKNIMKFLQHRPCLKGIILLSDIRFPLKNLDLYILNLINQRFLPIILLLTKSDKSSRRFNILQYRYVYKELKKLKIKADIIIFSSIKKIGVSTLQKKLSLWWNFYKN; via the coding sequence TTGAAAAAATTAATATTTAGTAAAACTACTTTTTTAAAAAGTGGTCTTGATCCTCATGATTGGTTAACGTGTGTTAAAATGGAGGTGGCATTGTTAGGATATTCTAATGTTGGAAAATCTAGTGTTATTAATGTATTAACCAATCAAAAAAAATTAGCGCATATTAGTAAGTCGCCTGGTCGAACAAGATTAATAAATTTTTTTGAAATTGTCCCGGATTTTAGAATTATTGATCTTCCCGGTTATGGATACTCCAAGATAAGCAATCAATATAAATATATAATAAATAAGAATATTATGAAATTTCTTCAACATAGACCGTGTTTGAAAGGAATTATTTTACTTTCTGATATTCGTTTTCCTTTGAAAAATCTTGATTTATATATTTTAAATCTTATTAATCAACGTTTTTTACCTATAATACTATTATTAACTAAGTCTGATAAAAGTTCTAGACGATTTAATATTTTACAATATCGTTATGTATATAAAGAATTAAAAAAATTAAAAATCAAGGCGGATATCATTATTTTTTCATCTATTAAAAAAATAGGAGTTTCAACTTTACAAAAAAAATTATCTTTATGGTGGAATTTTTATAAAAATTAA
- the typA gene encoding translational GTPase TypA: protein MNQMLRNIAIIAHVDHGKTTLLDQLLQQSGTFKKHEEKIDRIMDSHELEKERGITISAKNTSIEWKKYHINIIDTPGHADFGGEVERILSMVDSVLLVVDAFEGPMPQTRYVTKKAFSYQIKPIVIINKMDRPNIRPDWVINQIFDLFVNLNANDEQLDFPIIYTSALLGISGFDPDKMEKNMEPLFQTIIKYTPEPQKYHSKNLQMQISQLDWNNYFGTIGIGKITQGILKINQTVSILRKEKKIYTGKINKILKFYGLKKIEIKKAIAGDIIAITGLNDIKISDTICDPLHLNPLPALKIDSPTVNMFFCVNKSPFCGKEGKYVTSRQILQRLKKEVIHNVSLEVKETKDSNIFSVSGRGELHLSILLEQLRRENFEIEVSRPKVILKYENNQKTEPFELVYLDVMRKHQGTVIKKIGELRGNIKNIISNEKDRVQIECILSSRSLIGFRTDFMNITSGSGTFFSSIDHYGPMQNYTIGQRKNGVLISNGTGIAVSFALYNLQNRGKIFVKHAEKVYEGQIIGIHNRTNDLTVNCLTGKKLTNMRASGTDEAINLIPPVNITLEYALNFVNDDELIEITPNAIRFRKIYLTESERKKNLRRKII, encoded by the coding sequence ATGAATCAAATGTTACGAAATATTGCAATTATAGCTCATGTAGATCACGGAAAAACCACATTACTAGATCAATTATTACAACAATCTGGAACCTTTAAGAAGCATGAAGAAAAAATAGACAGAATTATGGATTCTCATGAACTAGAAAAAGAAAGAGGAATTACAATTTCAGCTAAAAATACCTCAATAGAATGGAAAAAATATCATATCAATATTATTGATACACCTGGGCATGCTGATTTTGGCGGAGAAGTAGAAAGAATATTATCCATGGTAGATTCTGTATTATTAGTAGTCGATGCTTTTGAAGGGCCTATGCCTCAAACAAGATATGTGACTAAAAAAGCATTTTCATATCAAATTAAACCTATTGTCATAATAAATAAAATGGATCGACCTAATATTCGACCGGACTGGGTAATTAATCAAATATTTGATTTATTTGTCAATCTCAATGCTAACGATGAACAATTAGATTTTCCTATAATATATACTTCAGCTCTTCTTGGAATATCAGGTTTCGATCCAGATAAAATGGAAAAAAATATGGAGCCGTTATTTCAAACTATTATCAAATATACACCGGAACCCCAAAAATACCATTCAAAAAATCTTCAAATGCAAATTTCTCAATTGGATTGGAATAATTATTTTGGTACAATTGGTATTGGAAAAATTACTCAAGGAATATTAAAAATTAATCAAACTGTATCTATTTTACGAAAAGAAAAAAAAATATATACCGGAAAAATCAATAAAATATTAAAATTTTATGGTCTAAAAAAAATTGAAATAAAAAAAGCCATTGCTGGCGATATCATAGCTATAACAGGTTTAAATGATATTAAAATATCAGATACAATTTGTGATCCATTACACTTAAATCCATTACCAGCACTAAAAATTGACTCCCCTACAGTAAATATGTTTTTTTGCGTGAACAAATCACCATTTTGTGGTAAAGAAGGAAAATATGTAACCTCTCGTCAAATTTTGCAAAGATTAAAAAAAGAAGTAATACATAATGTATCTTTAGAAGTAAAAGAAACAAAAGACTCAAATATTTTTTCTGTATCTGGAAGAGGTGAATTACATTTATCTATTTTATTAGAACAATTACGTAGAGAAAACTTTGAAATAGAAGTTTCACGGCCCAAGGTTATCTTAAAATATGAAAATAATCAAAAAACTGAACCTTTTGAGTTAGTTTATTTAGATGTTATGCGTAAACACCAAGGCACTGTTATTAAAAAAATCGGAGAATTACGCGGTAATATCAAAAATATCATAAGTAATGAAAAAGATAGAGTTCAAATTGAATGTATTTTATCTAGTCGATCGCTAATAGGTTTTCGTACTGATTTTATGAATATTACTTCTGGCAGTGGTACATTTTTTTCCTCTATTGATCATTATGGACCCATGCAAAATTATACAATTGGACAACGAAAAAACGGCGTTCTTATCTCTAATGGTACTGGAATTGCCGTTTCCTTTGCTTTATATAATTTACAAAATAGAGGAAAAATTTTTGTTAAACATGCTGAAAAAGTATATGAAGGACAAATAATCGGTATTCATAATCGTACTAATGATTTAACAGTCAACTGTTTAACAGGAAAAAAATTAACAAATATGAGAGCCTCCGGAACAGATGAAGCAATTAATTTAATACCACCTGTTAATATAACATTAGAATATGCATTAAACTTTGTTAATGATGATGAATTAATAGAAATTACACCAAATGCAATACGTTTTAGAAAGATCTATTTAACAGAAAGTGAAAGAAAAAAAAATCTACGAAGAAAAATAATTTGA
- the ygfZ gene encoding tRNA-modifying protein YgfZ: MTVLNTYHNTVFLNKQLPATIMQLKNWCIINVIGMDSIKYLNQQFTLDINTVHKTRYQFGAHCNYNGKVWCPFLIFKYNNIYAYLIRTEIALKQMKELKKYSVFSDINIFVNKNWKIFGVAGFGILNILTKYFTELPNSNHNIMYYKKIIVLRLSFPSERFLIICKNKYSYDFIKKIAINMFISTDLQWKSLDIESNFPIINNITIGRFLPQSLNLKYWNALCFNKGCYYGQEILYRYEKQKINKFKMKVLIGESKVFPIIGSWIEYHENIENICNAGIILEVVQLLKNKILLQVCMKKIFCKEKKSFYISGKYSSKFVFFS, encoded by the coding sequence ATGACAGTATTAAATACATATCATAATACAGTATTTTTAAATAAACAACTCCCAGCGACTATTATGCAGTTAAAGAATTGGTGTATTATAAATGTTATAGGGATGGATAGTATCAAATATTTAAATCAGCAATTTACATTGGATATTAATACTGTTCATAAGACAAGATATCAATTTGGTGCTCACTGTAATTATAATGGTAAGGTGTGGTGTCCTTTTTTAATTTTTAAATATAATAATATTTATGCATATCTTATACGAACTGAAATTGCATTAAAACAAATGAAAGAATTAAAAAAATATTCTGTTTTTTCTGATATTAATATTTTTGTAAATAAAAATTGGAAAATTTTTGGTGTAGCTGGTTTTGGTATTCTGAACATATTAACAAAATATTTTACCGAGTTACCAAATAGTAATCATAATATTATGTATTATAAAAAAATCATTGTTTTGCGATTAAGCTTTCCAAGTGAAAGATTTTTAATAATTTGTAAAAATAAATATTCTTATGACTTTATAAAAAAAATTGCAATAAATATGTTTATTAGTACGGATTTACAATGGAAATCTTTAGATATTGAATCTAATTTTCCAATCATTAATAATATTACGATAGGTAGGTTTTTACCGCAATCCCTAAATTTAAAATATTGGAATGCCCTTTGTTTTAATAAAGGCTGTTATTATGGTCAAGAAATATTATATCGGTATGAAAAACAAAAAATAAATAAATTTAAAATGAAGGTTTTAATTGGTGAATCAAAGGTTTTTCCAATTATTGGATCATGGATAGAATATCATGAAAATATTGAAAATATATGCAACGCTGGTATAATTCTAGAAGTTGTACAACTTTTAAAGAATAAAATATTATTACAGGTTTGCATGAAAAAAATATTTTGTAAGGAAAAAAAGAGCTTTTATATTTCTGGAAAATATAGTAGTAAATTTGTTTTTTTTTCATAA
- the prfB gene encoding peptide chain release factor 2 (programmed frameshift), producing the protein MLEISNIKKKIIDFNNRIQYLKRILEYKSKKKKITVINNQLKSSEIWKNIKKIYTLKKEKKKTKKLIKKIEYLINNIQDLKIWMEILLKNYDVNILSEIKIIFKKLEKKIKKLEIYQLFSQKYDFNNCYIDIQPGSGGIEAQDWAKKLLRMYLKWAEIKNFSSYITEESPGDNNGIKSATVKIKGKYAFGWCRTESGIHRLVRKSPFNTNNKRHTSFCSIFVYPEIKENKKIILNSSNLRIDVYRASGAGGQHVNCTESAVRITHVPTGISTQCQSSRSQHKNKDLALKQLISKIHILEEQRINLKKKIKNKNKLDIGWGNQIRSYILDNSLVKDLRTGIEMYDTQLILDGHLSQFIEKSLKLGL; encoded by the exons ATGTTAGAAATTTCAAATATCAAAAAAAAAATAATAGATTTTAATAATAGAATTCAATATTTAAAGAGGATTCTT GAATATAAAAGTAAAAAAAAAAAAATCACAGTTATTAATAATCAATTAAAATCTTCAGAAATATGGAAAAATATTAAAAAAATCTATACTTTAAAAAAAGAAAAAAAAAAAACAAAAAAATTAATAAAAAAGATAGAATATTTAATTAATAATATACAAGATTTAAAAATATGGATGGAAATTTTATTAAAAAATTATGATGTAAATATTTTATCTGAAATTAAAATTATATTTAAAAAATTAGAAAAAAAAATAAAAAAATTAGAAATATATCAATTATTTTCTCAAAAATATGACTTTAATAATTGTTATATCGATATCCAACCCGGATCAGGAGGAATAGAAGCTCAAGACTGGGCTAAAAAATTACTACGAATGTATCTTAAATGGGCTGAAATAAAAAATTTTTCTTCTTATATTACAGAAGAATCTCCTGGTGATAATAATGGTATTAAATCAGCTACCGTTAAAATAAAAGGGAAATATGCATTTGGATGGTGTCGTACAGAATCAGGAATTCATCGATTAGTTCGTAAAAGTCCTTTTAATACAAATAATAAACGACATACATCATTTTGTTCTATATTTGTATATCCCGAAATAAAAGAAAATAAAAAAATTATTTTAAATTCATCTAATTTACGAATTGATGTATATAGAGCATCTGGTGCTGGAGGGCAACATGTGAATTGCACTGAATCGGCAGTAAGAATTACTCATGTTCCTACCGGAATATCTACTCAATGTCAAAGTAGTCGTTCACAACATAAAAACAAAGATCTCGCATTAAAACAATTAATATCTAAAATTCATATATTAGAAGAACAAAGAATAAACTTAAAGAAAAAAATAAAGAACAAAAACAAATTAGATATTGGTTGGGGAAATCAAATTCGTTCATATATATTAGATAATTCTCTTGTTAAAGATTTAAGAACAGGGATAGAAATGTATGATACACAATTAATACTAGATGGTCATTTAAGTCAATTTATTGAAAAAAGTTTAAAATTGGGGTTATAA